The following proteins are co-located in the Primulina tabacum isolate GXHZ01 chromosome 11, ASM2559414v2, whole genome shotgun sequence genome:
- the LOC142519715 gene encoding uncharacterized protein LOC142519715 has translation MSWDLLLRLHGMPGYMSLPWLVGGDFNEVCFDTENKGGNLRPLHQTLAFRDTLDTCSLQDLHGSGDFFTWVNRRPEDELIFERLDRYVGTFEWRILYPTARAQSLEYYHSDHRPILLELGGTATQIFPRNSKFRFETHWATEEDCADVTDSVAFTTNQTKKDTLNSLQTHDTWQDSVFDIQRLEKEVESLASKEEIYWKQRSRARWLAYGNKNSKYFHKCRAKNLITRLVSSHSDWCTDKGSMAEFILDYFSNLFMSTNPSDQEIGKEVSLAVLEALNGGRQFADLKETIVTLIPKSKNPMTMKDFRPISLCNVCYKIASRALTNRLRPIMKNTVDEFQSAFVPSRLITDNIILGFEALHWIRSRKKGKKGYAALKLDMSKAYDRFEWSFLEQIMIKLLCSSMGGKNDSLIFFKATVEECDGIRQCLLLYEKASGQLISFEKSSLSFSPNTAEAITQSIKHRLSISITQGHEIYLGLPTFSLRTKKIKFRYLIERVVTRLQGWGHKTFSASGKETLIKSILQSIPTYAMSCFHIPKAICNAIEKECANFWWGMQDGKRNMHWKTWQTLCVPKCMGGLGFRQLESFNKALLAKQLWRIVGAPESVVARVLKARYFKHQDIMQASLGSNPSFIWRSLLWSRPLLQE, from the exons ATGTCATGGGATCTTTTACTTCGACTTCATGGGATGCCGGGATATATGAGTTTACCATGGCTAGTGGGAGGTGATTTTAATGAAGTTTGTTTTGATACGGAGAATAAGGGTGGGAACCTGCGGCCTCTCCATCAGACTCTGGCTTTTCGGGATACCCTTGATACATGTTCTCTTCAAGACCTGCATGGAAGTGGGGATTTTTTTACATGGGTTAACAGACGTCCCGAAGATGAGCTTATATTTGAACGCCTTGATCGTTATGTCGGAACCTTTGAATGGAGAATTCTATATCCCACAGCGCGAGCTCAATCTCTTGAATACTATCACTCTGATCATAGGCCAATCCTCTTGGAACTTGGAGGAACAGCTACGCAGATTTTCCCTCGTAATTCTAAGTTTCGCTTTGAAACACACTGGGCCACTGAGGAGGATTGCGCGGAT GTGACCGATTCCGTTGCTTTCACaacaaatcaaacaaaaaaGGACACACTTAATAGCTTACAAACTCATGACACGTGGCAAGACTCGGTGTTTGATATTCAGAGGCTAGAGAAAGAGGTCGAGAGCCTCGCATCCAAGGAGGAAATATACTGGAAACAGCGTAGTAGAGCGAGATGGCTCGCATATGGGAATAAAAACTCAAAGTATTTCCATAAATGTAGGGCTAAGAATTTGATTACTAGGCTGGTATCTTCTCATAGCGACTGGTGTACAGACAAAGGCAGTATGGCAGAATTTATCTTAGATTACTTCTCCAACTTATTCATGTCTACTAACCCCTCCGACCAG GAAATTGGTAAGGAAGTGTCCCTGGCGGTTTTGGAAGCTCTAAACGGAGGGAGGCAGTTTGCAGACTTGAAGGAGACCATAGTCACCCTTATCCCAAAAAGTAAAAATCCTATGACCATGAAAGACTTCCGCCCAATCAGCTTGTGCAATGTGTGTTATAAGATTGCTTCCCGAGCCTTGACAAATAGACTTCGGCCTATTATGAAGAATACAGTTGATGAGTTCCAAAGTGCCTTCGTTCCGAGTCGTTTGATCACCGATAATATTATTCTCGGGTTCGAGGCTCTGCATTGGATCCGTAGTaggaaaaagggaaagaaagGATATGCGGCCTTGAAACTGGACATGAGTAAGGCATATGATCGTTTCGAGTGGAGCTTCTTGGAACAGATTATGATTAAACTACTTTGCTCGAGCATGGGTGGAAAAA ATGACAGCCTAATATTCTTTAAGGCAACAGTGGAGGAGTGCGATGGTATTCGTCAGTGTCTCTTACTATATGAAAAAGCTTCGGGCCAGCTCATCAGCTTTGAGAAATCCTCATTATCCTTCAGTCCCAATACTGCTGAGGCAATAACTCAAAGTATAAAACATAGGCTTTCTATCTCTATAACTCAGGGGCATGAGATATACTTGGGCCTCCCGACGTTTTCCCTAAGAACCAAGAAGATTAAGTTCCGATACCTAATTGAAAGGGTGGTAACCAGATTGCAAGGATGGGGTCACAAGACTTTCTCAGCCAGTGGGAAAGAAACTTTAATCAAATCCATACTCCAGTCGATTCCCACATATGCTATGTCTTGCTTCCACATCCCGAAGGCCATCTGTAATGCAATAGAGAAGGAATGTGCAAACTTCTGGTGGGGTATGCAGGACGGGAAGAGGAATATGCACTGGAAAACCTGGCAAACATTATGTGTCCCGAAGTGTATGGGTGGCTTGGGATTTCGGCAGCTCGAATCTTTTAATAAAGCTCTGCTAGCAAAACAACTGTGGAGAATAGTCGGTGCACCTGAATCTGTAGTGGCACGAGTCCTCAAGGCAAGATATTTTAAACACCAGGACATTATGCAAGCTTCCCTTGGATCAAACCCTTCGTTTATCTGGCGATCACTTTTATGGAGTAGACCTCTATTACAGGAGTGA